One Gossypium raimondii isolate GPD5lz chromosome 3, ASM2569854v1, whole genome shotgun sequence genomic window carries:
- the LOC105794550 gene encoding serine/threonine protein phosphatase 2A 57 kDa regulatory subunit B' theta isoform, producing the protein MIKQILGRLPRKPSKSSENREFGGSSAPPLSNPSHSRSSDIMGNHRLLIDNAPLPGPNSASTFGYSHGSRLSQVVDQKLNGNSGTAPYEALPGFKDVPSSEKQNLFLRKLSLCCVVFDFSDPMKNLKEKDIKRQTLLELVDYVSSVNGKFSESVMQEAVKMVSANLFRPLTPQPRENKVLEAFDLEEEEPLVDPAWPHLQIVYEFFLRFVASPETDAKLAKRYIDHSFVLKLLDLFDSEDPREREYLKTILHRIYGKFMVHRPYIRKAINNIFFRFIFETEKHNGIAELLEVLGSIINGFALPLKEEHKLFLVRALIPLHKPKCLPMYHQQLSYCITQFVEKDCKLADTVIRGLLKYWPITNSSKEVMFLSELEEILEATQPAEFQRCMVPLFQKIARCLSSSHFQVAERALYLWNNDHIESLIRQNRRVILPIIFPALEQNGHNHWNQVVQSLTLNVRKIFSDTDPELFEECLNKFRENTEKWEEIKTKHEAAWKRIEEIAVSNAANGEAVLVPHVVASETS; encoded by the exons atgATCAAGCAGATACTAGGCAGGCTTCCTCGAAAGCCATCTAAGTCGTCTGAGAATCGTGAATTTGGGGGTTCGTCTGCTCCTCCTTTGAGTAATCCCTCCCACTCCAGAAGCAGTGATATCATGGGTAATCATAGGCTGCTAATTGATAACGCCCCTCTTCCTGGCCCTAATTCTGCTTCTACTTTCGGATATAGCCATGGAAGTAGACTCTCCCAAGTTGTTGATCAAAAACTTAATGGGAACTCAGGAACTGCTCCATATGAAGCTTTGCCAGGATTTAAGGATGTTCCTAGCTCTGAGAAGCAAAACTTGTTTCTTAGAAAGCTGAGCTTGTGTTGCGTTGTATTTGATTTCTCTGACCCAATGAAGAACTTGAAAGAGAAGGACATCAAGCGACAGACGTTACTTGAGCTTGTGGATTATGTTAGTTCTGTGAATGGAAAGTTTTCTGAATCCGTTATGCAAGAAGCTGTAAAGATGGTGTCTGCCAACTTGTTTCGACCTCTTACTCCACAGCCTCGTGAAAACAAGGTGCTAGAAGCCTTCGATTTGGAAGAGGAAGAGCCATTGGTGGACCCTGCATGGCCTCACTTGCAAATTGTATATGAATTCTTTCTGAGATTTGTGGCATCTCCCGAAACTGATGCGAAGTTGGCCAAGAGATATATTGACCATTCTtttgttcttaaattattgGATCTCTTTGATTCTGAAGATCCAAGGGAGAGGGAGTATCTAAAAACAATTCTGCATCGTATCTATGGCAAGTTTATGGTGCATCGTCCATATATCAGGAAAGCTATTAACAATATTTTCTTccgttttatttttgaaacgGAGAAGCATAATGGGATAGCTGAGCTTTTAGAGGTTTTGGGAAGTATAATCAATGGGTTTGCTCTGCCACTCAAAGAAGAGCACAAGTTATTCCTTGTCCGGGCACTAATACCCCTTCACAAACCAAAATGCTTGCCGATGTACCACCAGCAGTTATCTTACTGCATCACGCAGTTTGTCGAGAAAGACTGCAAACTAGCTGATACTGTTATAAGGGGATTGTTGAAATACTGGCCAATTACTAATAGCTCAAAGGAAGTCATGTTCCTTAGTGAGCTTGAAGAAATTTTGGAAGCTACTCAGCCTGCTGAATTTCAGAGATGTATGGTACCCTTGTTCCAAAAAATTGCACGATGTTTGAGCAGTTCACACTTTCAG GTAGCAGAGAGGGCTTTGTACTTGTGGAATAACGATCACATTGAGAGCTTAATTAGACAAAACCGCAGAGTTATACTGCCCATTATATTCCCTGCCTTGGAGCAAAATGGGCATAACCATTGGAATCAGGTTGTACAGAGCTTGACGCTTAATGTTCGCAAGATTTTTTCTGATACCGATCCTGAGCTATTTGAGGAATGCTTGAACAAGTTTCGAGAAAATACAGAAAAGTGGGAAGAGATCAAAACAAAACACGAAGCGGCCTGGAAGCGCATAGAAGAGATTGCGGTATCAAATGCTGCAAATGGTGAAGCAGTTCTTGTTCCTCATGTTGTAGCTTCAGAAACATCATGA